From Antedon mediterranea chromosome 9, ecAntMedi1.1, whole genome shotgun sequence, a single genomic window includes:
- the LOC140058533 gene encoding uncharacterized protein, translated as MSMNKNLFEKIESRSFERYVEDTRMGEYGTWGSDIEIMAFATMSNTNVYVYSKYGRRKGLPHYEWLKYAPISNQFGDLVSERNIYLSNLCAHFEPVLDVDKKTYDAELKYTRTPYAPIKNHLARKYWDIVSDVTLNAALVDNYEDEAVMRSEGIMDVIYVSEFTDTHYDIEAVNHLKDDIDPNIFNLLCDMEHFPERIHQSNNEVPGQLYVDSYNVTL; from the coding sequence ATGTCCATGAACAAAAACCTATTTGAAAAAATTGAATCCAGATCATTTGAACGATACGTGGAAGACACGAGAATGGGGGAATATGGGACATGGGGTTCGGACATCGAAATCATGGCATTTGCGACCATGTCAAATACgaatgtttatgtttacagTAAATATGGAAGAAGGAAAGGGCTTCCACATTATGAATGGTTGAAATATGCACCAATAAGTAATCAGTTTGGTGATTTAGTATCTGAAAGAAACATCTACCTATCAAACTTATGTGCACACTTTGAGCCTGTCCTGGATGTAGACAAGAAAACTTATGACGCTGAATTAAAATACACTCGTACACCATACGCACCAATCAAAAACCACCTTGCACGGAAATACTGGGATATTGTATCCGATGTGACCCTCAATGCTGCTCTGGTAGATAATTACGAAGATGAAGCGGTAATGCGTTCCGAAGGCATTATGGACGTTATATACGTATCTGAATTCACGGACACACATTATGACATTGAAGCAGTCAACCATCTAAAAGATGATATCGATCCAAATATATTCAATTTGCTTTGTGACATGGAACATTTCCCGGAAAGGATTCATCAGAGCAACAATGAAGTACCTGGACAATTATATGTTGATTCATACAACGTCACTctttaa